Within Parafrankia irregularis, the genomic segment GCTCCGACGATCCGTACGGGGAGTGCGTGTGCGAATCGGAAGCGGCGTAGACGCTGCGCTGGCTGCGGCTGCCCGGGGCCTGGCTCTCTTCCCACTGGCCCCGGGCAGTCGCCAACCGGCTCCCGGCTGGCAGCGCCACTGCACCACCGACCCAGGCCAGGTCGCCCAGCTGGCATCAGCCGGCACCGCGTTGGGGGTCGGGTGCCGTGCCTCCGACATCGTCGTTCTCGACCTCGACCGTCATCCCGGCGAGCCGGACGGGATCGCCGGATTCGCCGCGGCCTGCGCCGCGCACGGCGCCCGCTGGCCGGACACGTTCACCGTTCGCACCCCGCGCGGCGGATTACATGTGTACTTCGCGGCCGCCGGCCGGCCGATCGCGTCGACGTCCGGTGGGCGCACACTCTTGGGCCCCGGCATCGACACCCGCGGTCCCGGCCGACGCAGCGGCGGATACCTGCTCGCCCCCGGCTCCCGTACAACGACCGGTCGCTACCTCATCGAGCACGACCGGCCGATCACGCCACTGCCCGCCTGGCTCGTTCGACTGCTCGCCGTCCGACCTCTCCCCCGCTCTATCGGATCCGTGACAGCGGCGCCGCCTAAGACAAGCGCGAGCGATGCTGGTACCTGACCCTCGATGGGAAGCGCATCGCGCCCAGCTCGCTCAACATTCCGTTCCGCGCCACCGCAGAATTTCGCGCCCGCGTCGCTACAGAATGAGTCTCCATACCCCGCACTGCGAGCGCGATATCGACGATCCGTCGTGCCGGAGTATCAGATTGTGGCGTAGTCCCTCTGCCTACCTGGTTGTGGACATGGAGGCAAAATGACTCCTTGTGGTTGATCTGGATGCGCGTGATCGGTGTCGCTGGTTGTTGACCCATCGCTACTGGATCGGTTGGAGTGGCAGCAGTCCAGTCCCCTCCGCGGAAGCGATCGCGATGGTGGCCACGGTCGCCTCGACGACCGTCGATACCGCTCCGCTCGCCGACGACATTCACGCGGCCCTGGCCCTGCTCTCCGACGCCC encodes:
- a CDS encoding bifunctional DNA primase/polymerase produces the protein MRIGSGVDAALAAAARGLALFPLAPGSRQPAPGWQRHCTTDPGQVAQLASAGTALGVGCRASDIVVLDLDRHPGEPDGIAGFAAACAAHGARWPDTFTVRTPRGGLHVYFAAAGRPIASTSGGRTLLGPGIDTRGPGRRSGGYLLAPGSRTTTGRYLIEHDRPITPLPAWLVRLLAVRPLPRSIGSVTAAPPKTSASDAGT